The following DNA comes from Gammaproteobacteria bacterium.
ATCGAGCGTGCGCAAGCGGCTGGTGTAGAACAATTCATTCTGACCGGTGCCAGTTATCAAGGAAATCTTGCAGCGTATCAGCTTACCCAAAAATTTCCGGAACTGTTTTATTCAACCGCTGGTGTGCATCCACACTATTCGAGTGAGTATGACAACTCAGTGCATGCGAGCATTCAGGAGTTAAGTCAAAAGCCTGAAGTGGTTGCCGTTGGGGAATGTGGCCTGGACTTTAATCGTAACTTTTCCACACCCGAAGAGCAGGAAAACGCGTTTCGACGTCAATTGAGCATTGCCCGGGAAGTGCAATTACCGGTATTTTTGCATCAACGCGATGCGCACGAAGCCTTTCTGGAAATAATCACTGAACAGATTGACTCATTAAACGGTGGGGTTGCCCATTGCTTTACTGGCACTAAAGAGCAGATGAAAGATTATCTGGATCTTGGACTCTACATCGGAATAACCGGCTGGATCTGTGACGAGCGGCGAGGTCATGATCTACAAGAAGCGATCACATACTTACCGGCTGAGCGTTTATTGATCGAGACCGATGCTCCCTACTTACTGCCGCGTGACTTAAAACCCAAACCGAAAAGTCGCCGCAACGAACCCATGTACTTGCAACATATTCTGAACACTATCGCCCGTTTGCGTAATGACAACGCCGACGAGTTGGCCGAGATCACCAGTGAAAACACCAAACGTTTATTTGCGTTGTAAGCAAACGCCTATACACTTAATCCTGAAAAAAATATTTATAAAGGAAAATTATGAGCATTGCAGATTTTATTTACCAGACATGGGATGACTCCATTATTCCCGAACTGGAAAAATACATTCGGATTCCAAACAAGTCACCGAATTTTGATCCCGACTGGGAGAAACACGGCTATATGGACGACGCGGTTGAATTAATGGTTGACTGGTGCAAACAACAAACGATTGCCGGTATGCAGGTAAAAGTTGAAAAACTCCAAGGCCGCACACCGCTGATTTACATCGATATCCCGGCCTTTAATACAGACAGCACTAAAACTGTTCTGTTGTATGGGCATTTGGACAAACAACCGGAATTTGACGGTTGGGATGAGGATCTGGCCCCGTGGAAACCGGTCATCAAAGACGGAAAACTCTATGGTCGTGGTGGCGCCGATGACGGGTATGCAATTTACGGTTCTTTAACCGCAATCCGGGCCTTGCAGGAAAACGGTGGTTCGCATGCACGCTGTGTTGTGGTCATTGAAGCCTGTGAAGAAAGCGGCAGTTATGACTTGCCCTATTACCTCGATCACATCGAGAAAGACCTTGGCACACCGAGTCTGGTGGTCTGTCTGGATGCCGAGTGCGGCAACTACGATCAACTGTGGTGCACAACGTCCTTACGCGGCAATATGATCGGCACCTTACGCGTTGATGTATTAACTGAAGGCGTTCACTCCGGTGCAGCCAGTGGCATCTCAGCTTCCTCTTTTCGTGTGATCCGTGAATTACTCGATCGCGTTGAAAACAGTAGCACCGGCGATATCCTGGTATCGGACCTAAAATGTGAAATACCTCAACAAAGACTGGAACAAGCGCAAAAGTCATCTGCACTACTAGGCCCCAGTGTATTTGAAAAACTTCCCTGGCACGCGAACATGCAACCGGTTAGCGATGATGTTCTTGAATTAGTCCTTAACAATACCTGGCGACCCACTTTGAGTGTCACAGGTGCGGAAGGTTTACCCGATCGAGTCAATGCCGGTAATGTATTACGCCCGTTCACCGAAGTGAAATTATCTTTCCGTCTTCCTCCACTGGTTGATGGACCAACGGCGGCTAAAGCGGTCAAGAAAATCTTTGAAAGCGATGTGCCCTACAATGCCTCAGCCACTTTCACGGTCATGAGTCAGGAAACTGGCTGGAGCGCCCCACAAACGGCTCCCTGGTTAGAAGATGCCATGCAAGAAGCCTCACTCAAGTATTTTGAACGGGATTCTATGTACATGGGTACGGGGGGCACCATACCGTTCATGAATATGCTTGGCACCAAGTATCCCGGTGTGCAATTTCTGGTCACAGGTTTATTGGGACCAAGATCCAATGCGCACGGTCCGAATGAGTTTTTGCATATTGAGACCGGTAAACGCCTTACAGCCTGTGTAGCGCACGTGCTGGAAGCACACGCAAAAATTTGATAAAAATTTGAACATATCTGATTAAATATGTATTAAAAACAGAGTCTTATACGTACATTCTAAAAAGATAAAACATACTCTTGACACAGGAACAAAAGACGTTATGATGCACTGCATCAATATTTGGAAGCCAAGGTTTCCTTATTGACTCCTCCCTTATGAGTAATAACTCAACTTTTAGCCTCGACGAATTTGTCGAGGCTTTTTTTTGCCCGGAGTGTAGACAATATCCTTATTGGATTAAGCGATTTTTGCAGATTTGTGTTCAAAGGCCTGTTTTAAAAAACGCTTGCTACTGAGACTGTTTAGACCATCCCATTCGCTTTTTGCTGCGGGTCGTGCCAATAGATAACCTTGCACGCAGTCAATGCCAAAGTCTCTTAAGGCCGCTAATTGTTCAACGTCTTCGATTCCTTCTGCCACAACGTCAAATTCGAGCGAGTGAACCATGGTGATTATGGCCTCAATAATGGCAGCATCCTGTTTATTGTTGGCAATATCTCGCACAAACGAACGGTCGATCTTGACGTAGTCCCACGGGAAACGTGTCAGATAACTTAAGGATGAATAGCCCACGCCAAAGTCATCGATGGATAATTTAACGCCGAGTTGTTTCACTTTGCTTAATAGATTACGCGCAAGGTTCTCATTCTGCATCACATTGGTTTCGGTGATTTCCAGGGTAAGAAACTCGGGTTTTAATTTACTCTCTTCCAGGGCATTGAATACAGCGGCGACCAAGCCGGCTTCTTGCAATTGAACCGCGGAAACATTGACCGACACCCAGGGTTTGTAATTGGCACGGTGCCAGGATTTCGCGGTTGTACACGCCGTTTGCAATAACCATTCACCAACAGGAACGATCAGACCGCTTTCTTCAAGTAATGGAATAAATTCATCAGGCCTGATCAAACCACGGGTTGGATGATTCCAGCGTAACAACGCTTCAAACCCGACCAACTTACGACTGTCCTGCAGATCAATGATCGGTTGGTAATATATTTCAAATTGTTCGCGCTCCAGCGCCACCCGCAGGTCATTTTCCAGTTGTGCCCGTGCCACAACATGACCGTGCATGGAATTATCGAAAAATACATGACGTTTCTTACCCATGGCCTTGGCACGATACATGGCAATATCTGCATCACGTAACATGTCTTCTGCCCGGGTGTAATTGTGGCTACTCAGAGCGATACCGATACTTGCACTGACAAAAGATTCGCCGTGTCCTGTTTCAACCGGTTTTTCCAGGGCTTCCTGAATATCAACGGCCATGGTTTCAATCTCTTCTTCACTGCTAAGATCTTCGGCCAGGATCACAAATTCGTCGCCCCCGAAGCGTGCCAGTGTATCGTTGGCGCTCAGATAATTGCGTAAGCGGCTGGCCAATGTCACCAGTAATCCATCACCAGCCGGATGCCCCATGCTGTCGTTGATCATTTTGAATCCGTCGAGATCCATAAACAACAGTCCACACAGCTCGCTTTGGCGTCGTTTTTCGCTATCCAGAAAATGCTGCAAGCGGTCGAGCAACAAATGTCTGTTGGGCAAACCGGTCAGGCGATCATGCATGGCGTCATGCACCAGCTGTTGTTCGGCCAGTTTTTGGGTATTGATATCGGTTTGGGAACCCGACAAACGTGTGGTGCGATTACTCCCGGTTTCGTCACTGGCCAGTGCCCGGAACAATACCCAACGGTAAGTGCCATCGCTGTTCAATACCCTGTGCTCATTCACCAGATACTCGCCGGGACGATCAAAATACAAAGATATATTTTGACGCAACAGGTCAATATCGTCCGGGTGCACATAACGGAAATACGATTCAGGATCATCAGTGATCAATTCCTCGCTGTAACCCATCATGGCACGGAAACGCGGTGAAAAATAAACGGTATTTTCGATCATGTCCCAGTCAAACAAACCATCATTGGTACCGGAAACCGCACGTGCATAGCGTTCTTCACTGACGCGTAATGCAGCCTCACTCTCTTCCAAACTGTCTCGCGACACCGTGGTCGTTTCGAGGCGTTTGGCCATTTCATTGAATTGCCGGCCCAACTCACCCAACTCGTCTTCGCCAAGGTCCGGAATGCGATATTGCAATTGCCCGGAACCGATCGCTGCTGCCCCGGTAACCAGTTGCGTAGCCGGACGGGTCACACTTCGGGTCAAGATATAAACTGCCGCAAAGGCGATAAGCAGAATAATTGGAGCAAATAAAGCCGCCCACATCTTGGCACGCCGGGCCGTTCGCTCGGCCGTAACTTTGGCAGTTTCCAGGTCCAAACGAGCCGTTGGTAGCATACGCTCACTCAAGAGTTCATCCAGGGTTGTACGAATGGTGAAAAAGTCACTCAGTTTTTTCTCGGTCTGGTCATGCAGTGACATGGCACGCGTAATCGCTTCGTAAGTTGCATCAAAGGATTCGGAAATTTGCTGTGTGCGAACTTTCTCAACTCGGGTTTGAGTAAAACCGCGGTAATAATTCAACTGAACCAGAAACTGTTCGGCTTCATTGGATATGTCTTGACTGGATGCGACTTCTCCCAAGCGAAGGTAGGCGCCAAGATCCTTACCCATTTTGGCCAGACTGGTTTTCATTTGCTGAAGCAATTGGCGACGCGCGGCTGCTTGCGAACGGCGACTGCTGATGCCACTCAAACTTTCATCCAGAGTGGAATCGGTAAGATTTATTTGTTCCTGGGATATGGCGACACTTAATTCCAGAGACGCGCGTTCATCCATTAACTGCTCGGCAAGCACCCAATAATCCTGATGGAGTTTTTCCACTTGTTTAGCGAACCCGATTTCCTGGTCATTGTTCGCCATGTTTTGATAACGAACAAGATGCTGTTCAAAATTGATCTTGTCTTCCAAAGCATCTTTGCGGAAAGCTGAATCACCGGAGCGCATGAAATTCATGACATCCAGGTCGGTCTTTACTACATTGAGCTCCATCTCGTAGGTAGAAGCACTGGTTGGCTCTTCTTCATTGGCCACTTTTTGCAGGGCTTTGCCGGAAACACTCAAGGCAGAATAGAAAGTCAGGATCAATAACATGCACATGATGACCAGGCTGCCAACGCCCAATAATATCTTTGAGCGTACCTGCAACTGACGATACCATTGGCTTAATTTGAGTGTCATATGACTAATGCGTTATCTGCTTTTGTATTATTGTTTTTCAATAGTATAAAAGGTTAACATTGGATAAAATGCAAACAATAATTATACACAGAATCAACATGAGTTAATTCCGATAACTCACTGTTTTCAATATTAAAACGATAGTATGAATTAACGAATATTCGATTTTTCGCCTAGCCTGGAGTGAATAGGTCAGAAATGTGCCTCAATTTAGCGTTTTTCCGCTTGCTCCAGTTTTTGTCGAGTTTTGATAATGCGCTTTTCCAGCTGATACAGCATTTTCTGATAATTATTAATATTTTTGTAGCGTCGCCAGAGCATGAGCAGATACACGAGGTACACCGCCCAGGCCAATATTAACAGCGAGATACTGGTTTTTGCCGAGAAAATACCGACCTCTTCGGCGCCAGAAAATTTTCCAATCAGCAAGACTAGTGTAAAGATCAGTACCACTGCCGAGCACAGTAATGCCGCAAACATCGAGCGTCGAAATAGTCGTTCACGGTGAATTCTGGAGTCCCGTAACAATTCCCGGTGGTCACGTTCAAATTGCAAAAAGTCGATCTCAGACTGCCGATCACGGCTTTTGATGACTTTTGCTATTTTGCCGAATACCAAGGTCAGGAAAATTCCTGACAAGAATGCCACACTCACTAAAATTACAGGGTTACTATTTAGCATGCCTTAAATATTAACACGAAAAAAAACCGCAGACTGAATCAGGCTGCGGTTCTTTGTTCCGACACAAGTGCGGAATATTTTCTACCTGTTAAGCAGCAGGCTGCTCAACTTCTTTCATACTCAAACGTACACGACCCTGACGATCAACTTCGATCACTTTGACCTTAACCTGTTGGCCTTCCTTGACGTGGTCTGAGACTTTTTCAATACGCTCTTGTTTGATCTGTGAAATATGCACCAGGCCATCTTTACCCGGCAGGAAGCTGACAATGGCACCGAAGTCCATCAGACGCTCCACTTTGCCTTCGTAAACCTGACCGACTTCCGGCTCCATGACGATCTGCTCGATCAATTCACGCGCCTTATCGCCTTGGGTTTTGGACACAGCGGCAATCTTGATCGTGCCGTCGTCTTCAATTTCAATGATTGCACCCGATTGCTCGGTCAGCGCACGGATGGTTGCACCACCTTTGCCGATCACGTCACGGATCTTGTCAACTTTAATTTTCATGGTTGAGATCGTCGGGGCGTAATCTGACATTTCTGCACGATGGGCTGGAAGTACCGCATTCATTTTTCCAAGAATGTGCAAGCGTGCATCAAGCGCCTGCTTGAGGGCCTGCTGCATGATCTCTTTGGTGATACCTTCAATCTTGATGTCCATTTGCAAAGCGGTAATACCTTCAGCGGTACCGGCCACTTTAAAGTCCATGTCGCCAAGATGATCTTCGTCACCCAGAATATCGGTCAAGACAACATAATTGTTGCCGTCTTTAACCAGACCCATGGCCACCCCGGCAACTGGCGCTTTAATTGGCACACCGGCATCCATCAAGGCCAATGACGTGCCACATACGCTGGCCATGGAACTTGAACCGTTGGATTCTGTGATCTCGGAAACCACACGCAATACGTACGGGAATTCATCAAAGGATGGAATCACCGCCATCATGCCGCGTTTGGCTAATTTACCGTGACCAATTTCACGACGCTTGGGTCCACTCATGAATCCGGTTTCGTTCACACAGTAAGGAGGGAAGTTGTAATGCAACAAGAACTGGTCTTTGCTCTCGCCTTCAGGAGCGTCGATCAACTGGGCATCGCGACTGGTACCCAAAGTGGCCAGTACGATTGCCTGGGTTTCACCACGGGTAAACAGGGCTGAACCGTGGGTGCGTGGTAAAACACCGACTTGCACATCAATGGCACGTACGGTTTCCGAGTCACGCCCATCAATACGCGGCGCGCCACTGGCAACATTTTTACGCACAAAGGTTTTCTCGACCTTATCGGCTGCTTTACGCACCTCACTTTCGCTGGGTCCTTCTTCATCTTCTGAAACCAAAGCTTCGATTGCTTTGGCTTTTGCAGCACCCACCAAATCGTGCCTGGCCAGTTTGTCCATAGTCTGGTAAGCCTCGGCAATGTCAGCACCACAAGCCGCTTCAACTTTTGCGTACAGCTCGGTGTTTTCAGCTGGCGCTTCCCATTCCCAGCGTGGCTTACCCGCTTCGGCGGTTAATTCATTGATGGCATTGATCGCGGCTTGCATGGCTTCATGACCGTGCATAACCGCACCCAGCATTACATCTTCAGGAAGAATGTTGGCTTCCGACTCAACCATCAAAACCGCATCTTTGGTTCCGGCTACCACTAGATCCAGTTCAGAACTTTCTAACTGGGACTTGGTTGGGTTGACCAGGTATTGACCATTGTTATAGCCCACGCGTGCTGCACCAACCGGTCCGTTAAATGGCGAGCCGGTTAGAGACAGAGCTGCGGCTGATCCGATCAATGCGAGTATGTCAGCATCAACTTCCGGATTCATGGACATTACTGTTGCCACAACTTGTACTTCATTTAAAAAGCCTTTCGGGAACAAAGGACGCAAAGGACGATCGATCAAACGCGAGGTCAGGGTCTCTTTTTCAGTTGGACGCCCTTCACGTTTAAAAAAGCCACCCGGGATACGACCGGCGGCATAAAATTTCTCTTGATAGTTAACCGTTAACGGGAAAAACCCTTGTCCAGGTTTGGCTTCCCTTTTAGCTACTGCTGTACACAATACAACCGTACCATCACAGCTAACGATTACTGCACCATCAGCCTGACGGGCAACAATGCCGGTCTCGATGCTGATCTCATGTTGTCCCATCTGGAACGTTTTTCGACTTAAATTAAACACTTTATATTTTCCTCAACAATAATTTTCTTTCAACAATTTCTTCTCACTACTCACAACATATCAGTCCCAGGTTAATCAACAGGATTAACAAGACACTTGATTCGGGGTTTTCCGGGAAGGCTATAAGAGTTGCTTGCTGATCACGTTTTCAAAACCAAAAAAGCCAATCCTGGAGGATTGGCTGATCTAGATTTAACGACGTAATCCCAGCTTGGAGATCAGTTCTTGATAACGGACAAGGTCTTTACGCTTGACGTAATCGAGTAACTTGCGACGCTGGTTAACCATGCGCAACAGGCCACGACGTGAATGATGATCTTTTTTATGCTCGGCAAAATGACTGCTTAGGTCATTGATGCGTTTCGTGAGCAAAGCAACTTGTACTTCAGGGGAACCGGTATCGGTATCACTGCGTTTGTGATCACTGATTACCGCTTTTTTTTCTACGTTTGTTAATGACATTTATATTCTCCCGCAAGCTCCATGTGGATGACTTGCTATGATTAAAACGCCCGTACCAGAGAGAGAATTCAGGCAGGGTTGGATTCAAAGTAATTCGACTGATTTATCGCCAATTCCGCTTTGAGGGCGTGCATTGTACCAGTTAAATTCAAGGCGACAAGTGTTTGTTTTGGTAGTAGTTTTGATACATCTGCTTGCGATATCAAAATGATGGTCATAGCAACCCGCTCCCATTTCAAAACCGCAATCAAAACACACTTGAACAGAAAAAACATTAATATAAAAATTAACTATATTATAATTATCAGTAGCTTATGTCGTTTTTCTTGAATAATTATTATCTAACTATAGTGTTAAAACACGAATAATCGTTTGCTTTTTAAGACTCCCGAAGCCCCCACCTCACCGATTGCCAGGGCCTTGGCCTGTGAATCCACGACCAATACTGGGTCTAAAGTCCGGGTTTCCGCTGTTTGGACCGGCTTGCCATGCTGCAAATCCTGGGACTGTGCATCGTCCAATTGTATTTGAGGCCAATGGCCTAAAGCCGATTCAATGGATATGAGACAAGCTTGTTTGTGTTCATCAGCAAGATCCAGAAACGCATCCAGCTCATGCATCTCGGGATTCATGAATGGAGAAACCCCGATACGACGTAAAACCGTGACATGCCCAACTGTACCTAGTTCAGCGGCAAGGTCTTCAACAAGACTGCGAATGTATGTCCCTTTGCTGACAGTAACTTGAAATGAAATAGAATCTTTAGTGAGATCGATTAACTTAATCTTGCTGATATGAATGGCACGGGGCTTTCGTTCGATCACCTTTCCCTTGCGTGCAAGTTTATACAAACGTTGCCCATCCACCTTTAAGGCCGAATACATGGGTGGTATCTGTTCACTGTCGCCCAGAAAACTATTCAGGACCTGACGCAAGGTAGCTTCATCAAAATCCGGCACAGTTTGAGATTCGACAATCTCACCATCACTGTCGGCTGAATCGGTTTTGATTCCTAATTTTGCAGTGACCTGGTAGGTTTTATTCGACTCAAGCAGATATTGACTGATCTTGGTCGCTTCACCAAAACACAATGGCAATAGTCCTGATGCCAATGGGTCCAGACTGCCGGTATGCCCGGCCTTCTT
Coding sequences within:
- a CDS encoding EAL domain-containing protein produces the protein MTLKLSQWYRQLQVRSKILLGVGSLVIMCMLLILTFYSALSVSGKALQKVANEEEPTSASTYEMELNVVKTDLDVMNFMRSGDSAFRKDALEDKINFEQHLVRYQNMANNDQEIGFAKQVEKLHQDYWVLAEQLMDERASLELSVAISQEQINLTDSTLDESLSGISSRRSQAAARRQLLQQMKTSLAKMGKDLGAYLRLGEVASSQDISNEAEQFLVQLNYYRGFTQTRVEKVRTQQISESFDATYEAITRAMSLHDQTEKKLSDFFTIRTTLDELLSERMLPTARLDLETAKVTAERTARRAKMWAALFAPIILLIAFAAVYILTRSVTRPATQLVTGAAAIGSGQLQYRIPDLGEDELGELGRQFNEMAKRLETTTVSRDSLEESEAALRVSEERYARAVSGTNDGLFDWDMIENTVYFSPRFRAMMGYSEELITDDPESYFRYVHPDDIDLLRQNISLYFDRPGEYLVNEHRVLNSDGTYRWVLFRALASDETGSNRTTRLSGSQTDINTQKLAEQQLVHDAMHDRLTGLPNRHLLLDRLQHFLDSEKRRQSELCGLLFMDLDGFKMINDSMGHPAGDGLLVTLASRLRNYLSANDTLARFGGDEFVILAEDLSSEEEIETMAVDIQEALEKPVETGHGESFVSASIGIALSSHNYTRAEDMLRDADIAMYRAKAMGKKRHVFFDNSMHGHVVARAQLENDLRVALEREQFEIYYQPIIDLQDSRKLVGFEALLRWNHPTRGLIRPDEFIPLLEESGLIVPVGEWLLQTACTTAKSWHRANYKPWVSVNVSAVQLQEAGLVAAVFNALEESKLKPEFLTLEITETNVMQNENLARNLLSKVKQLGVKLSIDDFGVGYSSLSYLTRFPWDYVKIDRSFVRDIANNKQDAAIIEAIITMVHSLEFDVVAEGIEDVEQLAALRDFGIDCVQGYLLARPAAKSEWDGLNSLSSKRFLKQAFEHKSAKIA
- a CDS encoding M20/M25/M40 family metallo-hydrolase — translated: MSIADFIYQTWDDSIIPELEKYIRIPNKSPNFDPDWEKHGYMDDAVELMVDWCKQQTIAGMQVKVEKLQGRTPLIYIDIPAFNTDSTKTVLLYGHLDKQPEFDGWDEDLAPWKPVIKDGKLYGRGGADDGYAIYGSLTAIRALQENGGSHARCVVVIEACEESGSYDLPYYLDHIEKDLGTPSLVVCLDAECGNYDQLWCTTSLRGNMIGTLRVDVLTEGVHSGAASGISASSFRVIRELLDRVENSSTGDILVSDLKCEIPQQRLEQAQKSSALLGPSVFEKLPWHANMQPVSDDVLELVLNNTWRPTLSVTGAEGLPDRVNAGNVLRPFTEVKLSFRLPPLVDGPTAAKAVKKIFESDVPYNASATFTVMSQETGWSAPQTAPWLEDAMQEASLKYFERDSMYMGTGGTIPFMNMLGTKYPGVQFLVTGLLGPRSNAHGPNEFLHIETGKRLTACVAHVLEAHAKI
- the truB gene encoding tRNA pseudouridine(55) synthase TruB, with protein sequence MAKKNKRNIHGILLLDKPSGIGSNKALQQVKHSLQAKKAGHTGSLDPLASGLLPLCFGEATKISQYLLESNKTYQVTAKLGIKTDSADSDGEIVESQTVPDFDEATLRQVLNSFLGDSEQIPPMYSALKVDGQRLYKLARKGKVIERKPRAIHISKIKLIDLTKDSISFQVTVSKGTYIRSLVEDLAAELGTVGHVTVLRRIGVSPFMNPEMHELDAFLDLADEHKQACLISIESALGHWPQIQLDDAQSQDLQHGKPVQTAETRTLDPVLVVDSQAKALAIGEVGASGVLKSKRLFVF
- the rpsO gene encoding 30S ribosomal protein S15, with translation MSLTNVEKKAVISDHKRSDTDTGSPEVQVALLTKRINDLSSHFAEHKKDHHSRRGLLRMVNQRRKLLDYVKRKDLVRYQELISKLGLRR
- the pnp gene encoding polyribonucleotide nucleotidyltransferase produces the protein MGQHEISIETGIVARQADGAVIVSCDGTVVLCTAVAKREAKPGQGFFPLTVNYQEKFYAAGRIPGGFFKREGRPTEKETLTSRLIDRPLRPLFPKGFLNEVQVVATVMSMNPEVDADILALIGSAAALSLTGSPFNGPVGAARVGYNNGQYLVNPTKSQLESSELDLVVAGTKDAVLMVESEANILPEDVMLGAVMHGHEAMQAAINAINELTAEAGKPRWEWEAPAENTELYAKVEAACGADIAEAYQTMDKLARHDLVGAAKAKAIEALVSEDEEGPSESEVRKAADKVEKTFVRKNVASGAPRIDGRDSETVRAIDVQVGVLPRTHGSALFTRGETQAIVLATLGTSRDAQLIDAPEGESKDQFLLHYNFPPYCVNETGFMSGPKRREIGHGKLAKRGMMAVIPSFDEFPYVLRVVSEITESNGSSSMASVCGTSLALMDAGVPIKAPVAGVAMGLVKDGNNYVVLTDILGDEDHLGDMDFKVAGTAEGITALQMDIKIEGITKEIMQQALKQALDARLHILGKMNAVLPAHRAEMSDYAPTISTMKIKVDKIRDVIGKGGATIRALTEQSGAIIEIEDDGTIKIAAVSKTQGDKARELIEQIVMEPEVGQVYEGKVERLMDFGAIVSFLPGKDGLVHISQIKQERIEKVSDHVKEGQQVKVKVIEVDRQGRVRLSMKEVEQPAA
- a CDS encoding hydrolase TatD (magnesium dependent; involved in quality control of mutated Tat exported substrates; not involved in the Sec-independent protein export system), translated to IERAQAAGVEQFILTGASYQGNLAAYQLTQKFPELFYSTAGVHPHYSSEYDNSVHASIQELSQKPEVVAVGECGLDFNRNFSTPEEQENAFRRQLSIAREVQLPVFLHQRDAHEAFLEIITEQIDSLNGGVAHCFTGTKEQMKDYLDLGLYIGITGWICDERRGHDLQEAITYLPAERLLIETDAPYLLPRDLKPKPKSRRNEPMYLQHILNTIARLRNDNADELAEITSENTKRLFAL